In the Hordeum vulgare subsp. vulgare chromosome 7H, MorexV3_pseudomolecules_assembly, whole genome shotgun sequence genome, one interval contains:
- the LOC123411648 gene encoding protein PHOSPHATE STARVATION RESPONSE 3-like: protein MSSHGVVAVKPIAAPEKTAHSYACGSTQSSVHKLLDAKLDHLGLLDDNLSSTSQSSDIKTELIQSSSLGRSSLPFNLQRRSPEPDPESPLSHVSHPNFSEPMASNSSTFCTSLFSSSSTNSAPCRQMGALPFLPHPPKYEQQVLPGQSSNSSLQLSGDTGNVHDETEQPDDIKDFLNLSAGDASDASFHGENQAFAFAEDEQMEFQFLSEQLGIAITDNEESPQLDDIYDTPPPQMLSLPVSSCSNQSLQNPGSPGKLPLSSSRSSSGSAAANKSRLRWTLELHERFVEAVNKLEGPDKATPKGVLKLMKVDGLTIYHVKSHLQKYRHAKFIPEIKEEKKASLDVKKVQPGSSGSDPFKNKNLAEALRMQLEVQKQLHEQLEVQRQLQLRIEEHAKYLQRILEEQQKAIASSGSSLSLKTPTEPSESTSKDGAEPEEATTSSPQPSKNSETES from the exons ATGAGCTCCCATGGTGTTGTTGCCGTGAAGCCAATCGCTGCGCCGGAGAAAACCGCGCATTCTTATGCCTGTGGATCCACACAGTCTTCAGTTCATAAGCTGCTCGATGCTAAATTGGACCACCTTGGGCTGTTGGATGATAACCTGTCATCCACCAGTCAGTCATCAGACATCAAGACCGAGCTGATCCAGTCGTCGAGCCTGGGAAGAAGCAGCCTACCATTTAACCTTCAGAGAAGAAGCCCTGAGCCTGATCCTGAAAGTCCATTGTCCCATGTCTCACATCCCAATTTTTCAGAGCCAATGGCCTCAAACTCTTCAACGTTCTGCACAAGTTTATTCTCATCATCTTCGACAAACTCGGCGCCATGTCGGCAAATGGGTGCTCTACCTTTCCTGCCTCACCCTCCTAAGTATGAGCAGCAGGTTCTCCCAGGGCAGTCATCAAACTCCTCCCTGCAACTCAGTGGTGATACAGGCAATGTTCATGACGAAACTGAACAGCCAGATGACATAAAAGACTTTCTCAATCTTTCTGCTGGAGATGCTTCTGATGCCAGCTTCCATGGTGAAAACCAAGCGTTTGCTTTCGCCGAGGACGAGCAGATGGAGTTCCAGTTCTTGTCCGAGCAGCTAGGAATCGCCATCACCGATAACGAGGAGAGCCCCCAGTTAGAT GACATATACGACACGCCACCGCCacaaatgttgtcacttccaGTGTCATCCTGCTCCAACCAGAGTCTGCAGAATCCAGGATCTCCGGGTAAACTGCCGCTTAGCTCATCGCGGTCATCTTCTGGATCTGCAGCGGCTAACAAGTCTAGATTGAGGTGGACACTGGAGCTCCATGAGCGTTTTGTAGAGGCTGTGAACAAGCTTGAAGGGCCTGACA aagcaactCCCAAGGGCGTTCTGAAGCTTATGAAAGTGGATGGCCTGACCATCTATCATGTAAAGAGCCATTTGCAG AAGTACCGACATGCAAAGTTTATTCCAGAGATCAAAGAAG AAAAGAAGGCTTCCTTGGACGTTAAGAAGGTACAACCGGGTAGCAGTGGAAGTGATCCGTTCAAAAACAA GAACTTGGCAGAAGCTCTACGGATGCAATTGGAGGTTCAGAAACAGCTCCATGAACAGCTAGAG GTGCAAAGGCAATTGCAGCTACGCATAGAAGAACACGCGAAATACTTGCAGAGGATACTAGAGGAGCAGCAGAAGGCCATCGCCAGCAGTGGCAGCTCGCTCTCACTGAAAACCCCGACAGAGCCGTCCGAGTCGACGTCGAAAGACGGAGCTGAACCCGAAGAGGCCACCACTTCTTCACCTCAGCCGTCCAAAAACAGCGAGACAGAGTCATAA